The Trichoderma asperellum chromosome 6, complete sequence region GGGGGGTTTGAAAAGCTTCATCACATActcaaaggcaaaggcaatgTCTGACAACGCCTTGTGCGCATCGCCATTCACAGCACCCTGTTTGAAGGACTGCGAAGGAGATTTGGCCTTTTCGCGCAAGGATGCTGCAACGTGAAATCCTCGCTTGCCTGTGCTTGTTCGAGTTGCGCTCGCTCTGAAGTTGCTGAAAGCCGGTGCTGGCTGGGCGATAAAGCCAAGTCGCGACCCAGGGATCAGCCGGCATCGGCTTAATAGCCTCGTGCGCGACATTATTGGTAAGTAAAGCCGCTCAATCTCAACCGAAAAGATTTCAACAACAGATGCGAGAGTAGAGTTGCAGCTGAAACAGTGTCAAAGACCCGGCGCTGTGAATAGCAGAATCGTCAGTCGTAGCTGAGGCAAGTTTGAGAAGCCGCAAAATCGCAGCCCGCCGACACAGGCCGGGGTGCTCCGTATCTCCACtgtcttgagctgcttcCCCCGCGATAGCGACTAGAGAGACTCCACGCCGGCATGACTCAATTTCACGTAATATCTTCTATAGTTCTTGGGGCATTTGGTCTCATATTCACTTTTGCCAAGCATGATGGTGTAGAAACGCTTCTGCGGCATGTTGGTTATATCAAGATTGAGTGGTTCATTGCTAGACAAGCATCCTTCATCCTTCTATGGCTTAGTGGTACACTACTTTTACAaatcctttttattttgcgCCTTTGCTTCCCGTCATAGCATCAAGTCATTTTAATGGTTTCTCTTCCAGTCATTCAGATGATCAATCATCAGCTTCGCTCCCTCTTCCGGTGAGTGTTGTCGTCCCAGAGCCTCTACAAAGTCGCCATCTGGGTCCATCAGGTAAAAGTAGATGCTGTGATCGACCAAGTAGTCCTGTCCAGGCTTGACGTCTCGCGGCGTGCTGAAGTACACTCTATATTTCTTGCACATGTCTTTAATTTCATCGTAGGTGCCCGTCAGGCCAATTAGCTTGGGGCTGAATTCGGCAAGGTAGCCCTTGAGCGCTTCAGGATCGTCGCGCGCCGGGTCGCAGGTCACGAAGATGGGGAGCAGTCCGTTGTTGGGGATCTTGGCATCGACAATCTCCAGCATGCGGGCCATCTTGTCGAGCTCTTCCGGGCAAATATCCGGGCAGCGCGTGAATCCAAAGTAAACCTGATAAGAAGGAACCGAGTTAGAGTCGTATCAAATGCTGtgtctgcctctgcttgcttgcttacCAATGAATGCTTGCCGCGCATCATTTCGCTGGTGAACTTCTCGCCGTTCTGGTCAATCAGCTCAAAGGGTCCTCCAACCTTGGGACGGCCAACGCCCTTGGTTGTCTCTGCTATTCTCTTTCGCTGCATGCGCTCCTTTTCAAACTCAAAGTACCACACCAATCCACCACATGTACCCACAAACAAGATGGCTGCCTTCCATGAGAAGGGCTGCGCGAGAAGTCAGCACTTTAGTTCGAATCTTTGGCTTGAAGCTGCCGAGGCTGCTTAACAGCCTGTCAGAAACAAAGATTTCCTCATACCCCTGTGCTATACCGGCTCTTCGCTTGCTCGATAGTCTTGAATTTGGTTCGCTTCTGTGTAATCGGCTGCCGGGACTGAACTGGCACTCGTGGGAGGACAGGCCGAAGCTGCTTCGGCTGGAAAGCGCTGTTGGAGATGCATCGTTGGCATTGCTGCGCAGGCAGTCTTCGCAGGGCGCCTTGAATGGCTCTCGATGAGGCAAACATTGAGTGCGACATGATTTCTGCGCTTCGATTGTCGCCTTGCGCAGCCTCAATGCAAGAACTGAAGCCGAGCAATCGCTCCAGCTAAATATCGTCAGATGCTGCCCCACCTCGCTGCAATTGAGCAAGTTATTACAATTACAGTCTCATTTATTAATGCGACCTACTAACGCCGGATATCTACCGAAATCGATCTAAGATACCTAGTCATTGTGCGCTTAGTCAGGCCGAATTTCCATCTACTGGCGCTCTCACTATGGCTTTTGCTATAGACTGCCCCTGCGTGTACCTCAAAAACACTATTGTGAGGCGAATGCTGTGAAATTCTGCAGccatatattattatttcaaGTACTAATGTTGCCTCATTGCCTGTGATAATAATATTGTGTATTGTACAGTGGCAAGGGTGACGCAGCATTTGTTTGTTGGCGAGGGAACAATTCATCCAAGCGCGGTCATATTTTCATTTACAACGCCCGACGATGGAATCTTCCCGGGGGGGCACGGGGCCCTACATCATGGAAAGTCGATTCGAGCTTATTGAGGATGATATTAAAAGCGAAAGCGCGGTGAATTCACCAATGCCGCCTTTTTCTGAGACCATCCCAGCATTCAAGTCTTCGACTCCCTTGCCTTCTACAGAAACCGCGGAAACGATAGATCCAGCACCACCAATGCCTGGCCCAACGTCGGctgcaaaaaagaagaaggggacgGCCTCAACCGTCAAAAAGGTCCCAAAGCGCCCAAAGTCCGTACGGGAGCCTAAAAAACCAAAATGTGCAAAGTCGACGGAAGCCAACGGTACCGCAGCAGAGGATGCAtccgacgaagacgatgggTCTGATAATGGGCCATACTGCATCTGTAGAGGGCCCGACGACCACCGCTGGATGATTTGCTGCGAAAGATGCGAAGACTGGTTTCACGGAGAGTGCGTGCATATTGCCAAGGATGTCGGCGAGAGTCTCATCGAGAAATTCATATGCCCAAACTGCACGACGGACAGCCTGGTGACGCTCTACAAGAAGACATGCACTCTAGGCTCGTGCCGAAAGGCAGCTCGCTTGAACCATAGTCCACCAAGTATGTTTTGTTCGGATGAACATGCTCAGACATGGTGGGAGCGTATGCTAGCTAGGTTGCCcaaagccaaggccaaggctgcgCTCAGCGACGAGCTCTCTCAAGAAGAATTCATGGCATTGCTGAGCAGCGATCTTGCTACTATTGATGGGGATGGATCCTGGACTCTGAGAGCTCCATTTTCAGGCAAACAGTCTGAAATGAATGGCGATGAGACTGGTAAGTGTTTATATAATCTGTACCACCGAGCgtctcatctcttctctttactAACCACTCTCACAGCAACTGAAGAGCGTTTGGCTCAAATAttgacagaagaagagaaagactaCCTAGATAAAAAAGCACACGCCAGATTCAAATTAGCCGAGGAGACGCTTCTCTGCCAAAAGATGATCACCCTCGTCGAATTAGTCCAAGAGCGCCGTCGAGCCGCCATCAGTGCCGGCCTATTTGCGGAAGACATATGCGGCTACGATCAGAGACTTGATACTATTGGGGCGCGAGATGCCTTTGCCGCTTTTGTTAAGTCGCCTGAAGGCGAGGCCATCTTCCAGGCGTCAAAGGTCGAAGATCCCCTCGGAGAGGGCGACGAGGTCAGGGGCATGTGCGAGCGCAAGCGGTGTAAGATCCACAGCGGCTGGCATaagatgctggtgctggctgTGAAGTATCAGATCAAGGAGATGGCAgaccaagcagcagaagttGGCGAAGATGAGAGGATTCTCAGAGAGGCCGCTgaggagagatggagaagacggcaaGCTGAGCAGAATTGGGTTGAGGTGCTTGATGGGTAAGGAGGTGCGCCTACCTAGCTTTAACGAACGGGAACTCGGTCTGGTTATAGGAGTTTTTGGGTGTTTCAAGCGACAGTTAAAAACAGGGTTAATGAATCCTTTGCTTACTggtttatctatatataataatattacctACGGTGTGCCATGGTGCACCTGAAAGATGATACATCGAGTTCATAAAATGTGATATGCTTGTTGCTATGCTAAATAATGCACTGGTACACATGTATTTCTAGTATTGCGAGTTTCTCTTTTACATTTATAGATTCCATCTTCTTGCCTATTAGAAATATCCATATGCAAAGTTAGGATAAAGACCAATGCACCCATTCCGCAGTATTCAGAGCATGTAGATTAGCAGCGAATCAACCCACCTCAGCTGGAGCAGCCAAATGTGGTGGGGTTCTGAATCCTTACGTACCTTAGTAGATACTGTACCAATGGCGGGGGAGGGGTCGatggcgaaaaaaaaaaaaattccggACCAGCATCAGGAAGCCGAAAGATTCTGCTTATCAAGCAGGAAGCAACAGGGCAATTCCTTCCGGAAATCGAGACACTCtcgtttcgttttcttttcgcCGCTGGCATTATTATTCGCATATTTATACCCTTTGCCAGATTTTGCCCTCGCTCATCTCTCATTTCATACAGTCCCACggtcgcatcgcatcgcatcgcatcgcaaaCACAATGTCTGCTTCCAACCACCCtgaagatgagatggacGATAACCTCCTCGATGCCGAGGAAGTAGGCGAGGAGATTGCCAACGAGGATGATCTCGCCATGGACTCCGACAACGAGGAGCTCATCCTTCACA contains the following coding sequences:
- a CDS encoding uncharacterized protein (TransMembrane:1 (o75-94i)~BUSCO:EOG092D2UGI), giving the protein MSHSMFASSRAIQGALRRLPAQQCQRCISNSAFQPKQLRPVLPRVPVQSRQPITQKRTKFKTIEQAKSRYSTGPFSWKAAILFVGTCGGLVWYFEFEKERMQRKRIAETTKGVGRPKVGGPFELIDQNGEKFTSEMMRGKHSLVYFGFTRCPDICPEELDKMARMLEIVDAKIPNNGLLPIFVTCDPARDDPEALKGYLAEFSPKLIGLTGTYDEIKDMCKKYRVYFSTPRDVKPGQDYLVDHSIYFYLMDPDGDFVEALGRQHSPEEGAKLMIDHLNDWKRNH